One Scleropages formosus chromosome 8, fSclFor1.1, whole genome shotgun sequence DNA window includes the following coding sequences:
- the ccdc50a gene encoding coiled-coil domain-containing protein 50 isoform X1, which produces MADLGIDKNSLPGVKEVCRDFAVLEDHTLAYSLQEQEIENHLASNIHKSRLVQQDLQVAKRLQEEEDLRAKAHIQRQHKDIERSDNEIAQEIQEQLVRQAEQQRQQEEKDEAIARMLQEKEMKEERRRQKQLEAHYEEDYYEEKGASRPRDRNKGRYPECEPAEYDQNERPCHSPSEGSRDKRHKYDLPEGQQSECYEQKNSKHKRDNFSECFPIDSNRSTYPPHEPSCQRRDKLHRTQDWPAEAAGAHSDLCAVSGDLGGTQGSGDVEMVVRRKERQVSREREKERKREANGVRYREREGGRDRGHNLDWERDYNMRTEWDKDRERQRERNYNKQNGGERPKETDCSIERTKDRERRKERDYNVEMDRERHKNRVHNVGMDRERYKERDCIVGREKNKEKHTERDYNVERNRERDYNVERDREKDRATNKKDRERDYSLNTEREKDGERHGETHHSIERDAARDRHRNRGNSGERLKDRERHKDGHNRGTDRAVPSTSHVSLADMPTDEDRWTDRPRIHSWDDEMLEELSPKTQRRRERRGHRDRHEEFARARSHTREDSPPPHSPREPGRKVRGEYGMREATQGVSRMDLREQELKDLEVARKLQEEELKSSQVDKRAAQVAQDEEIARLLMEEEKRVYKRSRDREKPCMDRRPEGDGKPGYEEVVRPRSRDEYYQKPRNHKAERPPSRGHDYENVDSSYLYPAAHHPSRASPGPETTYKGSYNRQ; this is translated from the exons TTGAAAACCACTTGGCATCCAACATTCACAAGAGCCGCTTGGTCCAACAGGATCTGCAGGTTGCCAAgaggctgcaggaggaggaagacctCCGTGCCAAGGCCCACATTCAGAGACAACACAAAGACAT AGAGCGCAGCGACAATGAGATCGCCCAAGAGATTCAAGAGCAGCTGGTCAGGCAGGCTGAACagcagaggcagcaggaggagaaagaCGAG GCTATTGCTCGCatgctgcaggagaaggagatgAAGGAAGAAAGGCGACGACAGAAGCAGCTGGAGGCCCACTATGAGGAGGACTATTATGAGGAGAAAGGAG CCTCCCGACCTCGAGACCGCAACAAGGGCCGCTACCCTGAGTGCGAACCTGCAGAGTACGATCAGAATGAACGACCTTGCCACTCTCCCTCGGAGGGTAGCCGGGACAAACGCCACAAGTACGATTTGCCTGAAGGCCAGCAGAGTGAATGCTATGaacagaaaaattcaaaacacaagAGGGACAATTTCTCCGAATGCTTCCCCATAGACTCCAACCGGAGCACTTACCCCCCGCATGAGCCTTCATGCCAGAGGAGGGATAAACTGCACCGCACTCAGGACTGGCCAGCAGAGGCTGCGGGGGCTCACTCGGACTTGTGCGCAGTAAGCGGGGACCTGGGGGGGACCCAGGGTTCCGGAGACGTGGAGATGGTGGTGCGAAGGAAGGAAAGGCAAGTCAGcagggagagagaaaaggagaggaagcgGGAGGCAAATGGGGTTAGGTACCGGGAGAGAGAAGGTGGACGAGATAGAGGTCATAACTTGGACTGGGAAAGAGACTATAACATGAGGACAGAATGGGATAAGgacagggagagacagagagaaagaaattaTAATAAGCAGAATGGTGGAGAGAGACCCAAAGAAACAGACTGTAGCATTGAGAGAACAAAAGACAGGGAAAGACGCAAAGAAAGGGACTATAATGTGGAGATGGACAGagaaaggcacaaaaacagGGTCCACAATGTGGGGATGGACAGGGAAAGATATAAAGAAAGAGACTGTATTGTAGGAAGGGAGAAGaacaaggaaaaacacacagaaagggATTAtaatgtggaaagaaacagagaaagagactACAATGTGGAAAGGGATAGGGAAAAAGACAGAGCAACGAACAAGAAAGACAGAGAGCGCGACTATAGTTTAAATACTGAGAGGGAAAAAGATGGGGAGAGACATGGAGAAACACACCACAGCATTGAGAGGGATGCTgcgagagacagacacagaaaccGAGGGAACAGTGGAGAAAGGCTTAAAGACCGGGAAAGACACAAGGATGGACACAACAGAGGCACTGACAGGGCAGTGCCCAGCACGAGCCACGTCTCGCTGGCGGACATGCCTACAGATGAGGACCGCTGGACAGACAGACCAAGGATACACTCGTGGGATGATGAGATGTTGGAAGAGCTCAGCCCCAAAACTCAAAGGAGAAGGGAAAGAAGGGGGCACCGGGACCGTCATGAGGAGTTTGCTAGAGCACGTTCACACACTCGTGAGGActctcccccaccccactcccccAGGGAGCCAG GCAGGAAGGTACGAGGTGAATATGGCATGAGGGAAGCCACCCAAGGGGTCAGTCGAATGGATCTTCGAGAGCAAGAGCTGAAGGACCTAGAGGTGGCCAGGAAGCTCCAGGAAGAGGAGCTCAAG TCAAGTCAGGTGGATAAGCGAGCTGCCCAGGTTGCCCAAGATGAG gaaattGCCCGTTTGTTGAtggaagaagagaagagggTTTACAAAAGGTCTAGAGATCGAGAAAAGCCTTGCATGGACAGAAGACCCGAGGGAGATGGAAAG CCAGGGTATGAAGAAGTCGTGAGGCCCAGGTCACGGGATGAGTACTACCAGAAGCCCCGGAACCACAAGGCGGAGAG GCCACCCTCTCGCGGTCATGACTACGAGAATGTAGACTCTAGCTATCTGTATCCAGCTGCTCACCATCCCAGTCGCGCTTCCCCTGGCCCAGAAACCACATATAAAG